The following proteins are encoded in a genomic region of Desulfosoma sp.:
- a CDS encoding DUF434 domain-containing protein codes for MPRPGQMHADEKIYRAAGDFLLFQDLGYPREAALQWVGNHFALVRVHRDILWRGVFSRKSAARRLAKRVCGARWRRFPLWVDGHNVHITVESLLLQRPMVLANDGALRDVAALSRNYRLSQITDTAVDLVCRFLQAFAPLEVHFRFDAPLSRSGELAARYRESLQRHGLQGDAWAVPVPEKDFPLSKAVIASSDHVVLETCMLWIDLARWLMDFMKLPFSGYDFRVLNGMHQTAWE; via the coding sequence ATGCCGAGGCCAGGGCAGATGCATGCGGACGAAAAAATTTACCGAGCCGCAGGCGATTTTCTTCTTTTCCAGGACCTAGGGTACCCTCGGGAAGCCGCTTTGCAATGGGTGGGAAATCATTTCGCGTTGGTGCGCGTCCATCGAGACATCCTTTGGCGTGGTGTGTTTTCGCGTAAGAGCGCGGCCCGAAGGCTGGCGAAACGGGTATGTGGGGCTCGATGGCGCCGCTTCCCCTTATGGGTGGACGGCCACAATGTGCACATCACCGTGGAAAGCCTTCTTCTTCAAAGACCAATGGTTCTGGCCAATGATGGAGCTTTGCGCGACGTGGCGGCCCTGTCTCGAAACTATCGCCTGTCCCAGATCACGGACACGGCTGTGGATTTAGTATGCAGGTTCTTGCAGGCGTTTGCGCCCTTGGAGGTTCACTTTCGGTTTGATGCTCCCTTGAGCCGAAGCGGCGAATTGGCGGCTCGTTACAGGGAAAGCCTTCAAAGGCATGGCCTTCAGGGTGATGCGTGGGCTGTGCCGGTCCCGGAAAAAGATTTTCCCCTTTCCAAGGCAGTTATTGCCTCCAGCGATCATGTGGTGTTGGAAACCTGCATGTTGTGGATCGATCTTGCTCGATGGCTGATGGATTTTATGAAACTTCCCTTTTCCGGCTATGATTTTCGAGTCCTCAATGGCATGCATCAGACTGCCTGGGAATGA
- a CDS encoding electron transfer flavoprotein subunit beta/FixA family protein: protein MNIVVLLKQTPDTESVIRIAPDGQSIVTQDLKWIINPYDEFAVEAALRLKEKHGGTVTIVSWGPQRVVESIRTALAMGADKGILLEDDALDGGDSLGVARALAAIVQGLQPDIVLCGSRAVDYDLAQRGPMVAELLGWPHLGLAVSLESDGSSVTIERPIEGGKVTLQATLPALVTMGGSHAVWNPRYASLPGIMKAKKKPLEMKKLADLGLSAEECGSQAAKIRIVSLEMPPERKPGRIIDDGLDTEGKAAALVKALHEEAKVI, encoded by the coding sequence GTGAACATTGTGGTGCTTCTCAAGCAAACGCCGGACACGGAATCGGTTATTCGCATCGCTCCGGACGGACAATCCATCGTCACGCAGGATCTCAAATGGATCATCAACCCTTATGATGAATTTGCCGTAGAAGCCGCGCTTCGGCTCAAGGAAAAGCATGGCGGTACGGTGACCATCGTCAGTTGGGGCCCGCAGCGCGTGGTGGAATCCATTCGAACGGCTCTGGCCATGGGAGCGGACAAAGGGATCCTTTTGGAGGACGACGCTTTAGACGGCGGTGACAGTCTGGGGGTGGCTCGAGCCTTGGCGGCGATCGTGCAAGGCTTGCAGCCGGACATCGTTTTGTGCGGCTCTCGGGCCGTGGACTACGATTTGGCCCAAAGAGGCCCCATGGTGGCGGAGCTTTTAGGCTGGCCGCATCTGGGGTTGGCGGTTTCTTTGGAATCGGACGGTTCTTCGGTGACCATTGAACGTCCCATCGAAGGTGGCAAGGTGACCTTGCAGGCGACGCTTCCGGCTTTGGTGACCATGGGTGGCTCCCATGCCGTCTGGAATCCTCGTTACGCGTCTCTTCCCGGCATCATGAAGGCCAAGAAGAAGCCTTTGGAGATGAAAAAACTTGCCGATTTGGGTTTGAGTGCCGAGGAATGTGGATCCCAGGCCGCCAAGATTCGCATAGTGTCTTTGGAGATGCCTCCGGAGCGCAAGCCGGGTCGCATCATCGACGACGGGTTGGATACGGAAGGCAAAGCCGCGGCTTTGGTCAAGGCACTGCATGAAGAAGCGAAGGTGATTTAG
- a CDS encoding DnaJ domain-containing protein, whose translation MGRKDYYRILGVSRDASREDIRKAYRELVRRHHPDRNEGDAACEERLKEINEAYSVLGDPEKKKAYDAEPRRFSPSAVRSSQVFCPYETQRPSFPLSPLDGFLTWIREHLLADDFSFEDPWLRSELDVGERVPFSSKKSAGIKGPSLEVHIEVSRSRLAQGENRWVTYRVGKRLEQVFVRIPPNVSDGARLRMAGRGGDSPYGGPPGDLYVIVHLVPES comes from the coding sequence ATGGGACGCAAGGATTACTATCGCATTCTTGGAGTTTCCAGAGACGCTTCCAGGGAGGACATTCGAAAAGCTTACCGAGAACTGGTTCGAAGACATCATCCTGACCGAAACGAAGGGGATGCAGCCTGCGAAGAAAGATTGAAGGAAATCAACGAAGCCTATTCAGTTTTGGGAGATCCCGAAAAAAAGAAAGCCTATGATGCCGAACCCAGGAGATTCTCGCCGAGCGCCGTGAGGTCTTCTCAAGTTTTTTGCCCTTATGAAACCCAGAGGCCTTCATTTCCACTGAGCCCTTTAGACGGCTTTCTTACATGGATCCGCGAGCACTTATTGGCGGACGATTTTTCTTTTGAGGATCCATGGTTACGGTCTGAATTGGACGTCGGGGAGCGGGTGCCTTTTTCCTCGAAGAAATCTGCGGGAATAAAAGGCCCTTCGCTGGAAGTGCACATCGAGGTTTCCAGATCGCGCTTGGCTCAGGGTGAAAATCGTTGGGTCACTTATCGTGTTGGAAAGCGCCTGGAACAGGTTTTCGTGAGAATCCCGCCCAATGTCAGTGACGGGGCGCGCCTTCGCATGGCCGGCCGCGGGGGAGATTCCCCGTATGGGGGGCCACCCGGTGACCTTTACGTCATCGTTCACCTAGTCCCTGAAAGTTAA
- a CDS encoding methyltransferase — protein sequence MHNPMCFDEAEAKSPESLGEGEEVTCDRLFGGALTLYQDRRGYRFSIDAVLLAGLTRVKAEDRIMELGTGCGVVLLAMAVQQAGRHWEGVEIQKRLASLAVRNVEANGLTNRVWIHCLDWNHVKKVFPPEGFDLVISNPPYRRLGSGRINPDHQKAAARHEIFGTVQEMFQAASYLLKQSGRCAVIYPASRLDDLIMGALEAKLRPKQLTLIHSHCQAPATLVHMECLKGAGQDLRVMPPFFIYDKTGRRYSPEMLRLHAGYRLDQEQN from the coding sequence GTGCACAATCCCATGTGTTTCGATGAGGCGGAAGCGAAGTCACCGGAATCTTTGGGAGAAGGGGAAGAGGTCACTTGTGACCGCCTTTTTGGGGGAGCTCTCACCCTGTACCAGGACCGTCGCGGCTATCGGTTTTCCATCGACGCCGTGCTGCTGGCGGGATTGACTCGCGTCAAAGCCGAGGATCGCATCATGGAATTGGGGACCGGCTGTGGTGTTGTGCTTTTGGCCATGGCGGTGCAACAAGCGGGAAGACACTGGGAAGGGGTGGAAATTCAAAAACGCTTGGCTTCCTTGGCGGTGAGAAACGTGGAAGCGAACGGTTTGACAAACCGTGTATGGATCCATTGTCTGGACTGGAACCATGTGAAAAAGGTGTTTCCACCCGAAGGGTTTGACCTTGTCATTTCAAATCCACCCTATCGGCGACTCGGCTCAGGCAGAATCAATCCCGATCATCAGAAAGCCGCGGCACGCCATGAAATTTTCGGCACCGTGCAAGAAATGTTTCAAGCCGCATCCTACCTTTTAAAACAAAGTGGGCGTTGTGCCGTGATCTACCCGGCGTCTCGGCTGGACGACCTGATCATGGGGGCCTTGGAAGCGAAATTGCGCCCTAAACAATTGACCCTCATTCATTCGCATTGTCAGGCCCCGGCAACGCTCGTGCACATGGAATGCCTCAAGGGAGCGGGTCAAGATCTTCGTGTGATGCCGCCTTTTTTCATTTACGATAAAACCGGTCGCCGCTACAGCCCTGAGATGCTTCGGCTGCATGCGGGGTATCGGCTGGATCAAGAACAGAACTGA
- a CDS encoding thiamine pyrophosphate-dependent enzyme: protein MPTALMDLPEKEYILPGTRTCAGCGLPIAYRHILKALGPKTIVTLPACCLTILHGMYPKTPVLVNAVNNVFGGTAASASGLAAGLKALGKEDYVVLAMAGDGGTFDMGIQALSGAAERQTNFIYVCYDNEAYMNTGVQRSSATPSGAITTTTPVHPKEQPKKDFIQIMEAHHPAYLATTCSSYPMDLYDKFSKARHIQGTRFIHLAVPCPAGWGFPTRETVKIGRLAVETGVIVLYEVEDGIFRLTGKSLNLAKTRRKRPVEDYVKTQARFRKMTPEQMEAFQKAVDERWEGFLARAGI from the coding sequence ATGCCGACCGCACTGATGGATCTTCCCGAAAAAGAATACATTCTTCCCGGCACGCGCACCTGCGCCGGATGCGGCCTTCCTATCGCCTACCGACATATTCTGAAGGCCCTAGGCCCCAAGACCATCGTGACCCTTCCGGCCTGCTGCCTCACCATTTTGCACGGCATGTACCCCAAAACGCCTGTGCTCGTCAATGCCGTGAACAACGTCTTCGGCGGCACCGCCGCATCGGCTTCGGGACTGGCCGCAGGACTCAAGGCCTTGGGCAAGGAGGACTATGTGGTGCTGGCCATGGCCGGAGACGGCGGCACGTTCGACATGGGTATTCAGGCGTTGAGCGGCGCTGCGGAAAGACAAACCAATTTTATCTATGTGTGTTACGACAATGAAGCCTACATGAATACGGGCGTGCAACGTTCCAGCGCCACACCTTCCGGAGCCATCACGACGACCACGCCGGTGCATCCCAAGGAACAGCCTAAAAAGGATTTCATTCAAATCATGGAAGCCCATCATCCGGCATACCTGGCCACCACCTGTTCGTCGTACCCCATGGATCTTTACGACAAGTTTTCCAAGGCACGCCACATTCAAGGAACCCGATTCATTCACTTGGCCGTGCCCTGTCCTGCCGGGTGGGGCTTTCCAACTCGAGAAACCGTAAAGATCGGTCGATTGGCCGTAGAAACCGGCGTGATCGTTCTTTATGAAGTGGAAGACGGAATTTTTCGCCTCACGGGAAAAAGCCTGAATCTGGCCAAGACGCGCCGTAAACGCCCCGTGGAAGACTATGTGAAGACTCAGGCACGGTTTAGAAAAATGACCCCGGAACAAATGGAAGCCTTCCAAAAAGCCGTGGATGAGCGTTGGGAAGGTTTTCTGGCTCGAGCCGGCATCTAA
- a CDS encoding SDR family oxidoreductase, with the protein MDLGLKGKVAFVAGASQGLGKAVAMTLCQEGAKVAICGLDDPELPKAVEEIAATTGGEVIGIPADVSVSEQAREFIRKGLDHFGTVDILVNNAGGPPAKTFLEIDDDLWHFGFRLNLLSTIVMTREAVPVMMEKRWGRIINMTSVSVKQPIDGLILSNTIRSGVVGLAKTLSNELAPYNITVNNVCPGYTLTERVRSLAVVTAQKEGTTPENIIDRWRATIPMGRLGTPEEFAALVTFLASEQAGYITGASIHIDGGYYKGVM; encoded by the coding sequence ATGGATCTGGGTCTTAAGGGCAAGGTGGCTTTTGTGGCTGGAGCCAGTCAAGGTTTGGGAAAGGCCGTGGCGATGACCTTGTGTCAGGAGGGGGCCAAGGTGGCCATCTGTGGTCTGGACGATCCCGAACTCCCCAAAGCGGTTGAAGAGATTGCGGCCACTACGGGAGGTGAAGTCATCGGGATTCCTGCCGATGTCAGCGTCTCTGAACAGGCTCGTGAGTTCATTCGTAAGGGCCTTGATCATTTCGGGACCGTGGACATTTTGGTGAACAACGCCGGAGGACCTCCGGCCAAGACCTTTCTAGAAATTGACGACGATCTATGGCACTTCGGGTTTCGGTTGAACCTTTTGAGCACCATTGTCATGACACGGGAAGCTGTGCCGGTCATGATGGAAAAGCGCTGGGGCCGCATCATCAACATGACTTCTGTTTCGGTCAAACAACCCATTGATGGTTTGATCCTTTCCAACACGATTCGATCCGGCGTGGTCGGGTTGGCCAAAACCTTGTCCAACGAACTGGCTCCTTACAACATCACGGTGAACAATGTCTGTCCCGGCTACACGTTGACCGAACGGGTACGAAGCCTGGCTGTGGTGACGGCGCAAAAGGAAGGCACGACTCCGGAAAACATCATCGATCGTTGGCGTGCCACCATTCCCATGGGCCGTTTGGGAACCCCCGAAGAATTTGCGGCCTTGGTGACGTTTCTTGCCTCGGAACAAGCCGGCTACATCACGGGTGCCTCCATCCACATCGATGGCGGATACTACAAAGGCGTGATGTGA
- a CDS encoding beta-ketoacyl-ACP synthase III yields MSRRGVRIRSVGRYLPERKLTNADLEKMVDTTDEWIITRTGIRERRILEPGLGCSFMAARAAQECLERAQVAPADVDAVIVGTVTPDMFFPSTACLVQRAIGADKAWGFDLSAGCSAFIFSMTTGVMMIESGRYEKVLVIGADVMSSIIDYTDRNTCVLFGDAAGAVLLEPCDEEGYGVLDFIQRIDGAGEPYLHMKAGGSRRPASEETVRAREHYVYQEGKKVFKFAVTEMADVSVKILERNGLSGKDVKVFIPHQANLRIIEACANRMGLDMDRVIINIDRYANTTGATIPLCLYEAVLEKNLLSKGDYLVMSAFGAGFTWGSILMRWI; encoded by the coding sequence ATGAGCCGAAGAGGGGTGCGTATTCGTTCCGTGGGTCGATATCTTCCGGAACGGAAACTGACCAATGCCGATTTGGAAAAGATGGTGGACACCACCGATGAATGGATCATCACACGAACGGGAATCCGTGAACGACGCATTCTCGAACCCGGCTTGGGCTGTTCCTTTATGGCGGCTCGAGCCGCTCAGGAATGCTTGGAGCGTGCCCAGGTCGCGCCGGCCGATGTGGACGCCGTCATCGTGGGGACCGTCACTCCCGACATGTTTTTTCCGTCCACAGCGTGCCTGGTGCAACGAGCCATCGGAGCGGACAAGGCATGGGGATTTGATCTTTCGGCGGGCTGCTCGGCTTTCATCTTTTCCATGACAACAGGGGTGATGATGATCGAATCGGGTCGTTACGAGAAGGTTTTGGTCATCGGAGCCGATGTCATGAGCAGCATCATTGATTATACGGATCGAAACACCTGCGTTTTGTTCGGTGATGCCGCCGGCGCTGTCCTTTTGGAACCTTGCGATGAAGAGGGGTACGGAGTCCTAGACTTTATTCAAAGGATTGATGGGGCTGGAGAGCCGTATCTACACATGAAAGCCGGAGGAAGCCGTCGCCCGGCCAGTGAAGAAACCGTAAGGGCTCGGGAGCACTATGTGTACCAGGAAGGCAAGAAGGTTTTTAAGTTCGCTGTGACGGAAATGGCGGATGTCTCCGTCAAGATCTTGGAACGCAACGGGCTTTCTGGGAAAGATGTGAAGGTGTTTATTCCCCATCAGGCCAATTTGAGAATTATTGAAGCCTGCGCCAATCGTATGGGTTTGGACATGGACCGGGTCATCATCAATATTGATCGTTACGCCAACACCACCGGTGCCACGATTCCATTGTGCCTTTACGAAGCCGTTTTGGAAAAAAACCTTTTGAGCAAGGGGGACTATCTCGTTATGTCCGCCTTTGGCGCCGGCTTTACCTGGGGAAGTATCCTCATGCGTTGGATCTAA
- a CDS encoding DUF1015 domain-containing protein — translation MAVVAPFRALHYNPERVGDLGRVITPPYDIISPVEQDAFYAMHPYNMIRLELGKTTPQDTAQDNAHTRASQYLHQWSREGILVREAEPAFFPYELEYPFQEGRKIRRGFFGLLRLEEFGKGCVRPHERTFHKVKEERLSLLMQCGVHFSPIFVLFSDSDGRVRHMLESYCKQKALLECQDYRNCDHRLYRMSDPTQVQQLQAMLADKDIFIADGHHRYETALNYRRLMMEKHPEASSNAPFHFVLTYFCPMEDDGLLVLPTHRLLPRLNAEKASAFLEKGRPYFKVLSFPMNDAGREGWQNCLDSFRVQKETAIGFVCQGGDAYWVLHVDRKAARSYLAPKGFPEVLQELDVVVVDHLFLRGLLGLDETYLSDAENIRFSHDRDAALHAVAAGQAAMGFFVNPTRVDQVRDVARAGLIMPHKATYFYPKVFSGLVMHPMDVKETVCVSVS, via the coding sequence ATGGCTGTTGTCGCTCCTTTTCGTGCCCTCCATTATAACCCGGAACGGGTCGGAGACCTCGGTCGCGTGATCACGCCTCCGTACGACATCATCAGTCCCGTTGAACAAGATGCCTTTTATGCCATGCATCCCTACAACATGATTCGCCTGGAACTGGGAAAAACAACGCCCCAAGACACGGCTCAGGATAATGCTCACACAAGAGCCTCTCAATATCTTCATCAATGGAGCCGAGAGGGGATTCTCGTGCGTGAAGCCGAACCGGCCTTTTTTCCTTATGAACTGGAGTATCCGTTTCAAGAAGGTCGTAAGATTCGCAGAGGTTTTTTTGGCTTGCTTCGCCTTGAAGAATTCGGAAAGGGCTGCGTTCGTCCTCATGAACGAACCTTTCACAAGGTGAAAGAGGAAAGACTTTCCCTTTTAATGCAGTGCGGCGTGCATTTCAGTCCCATCTTTGTTCTTTTCAGTGATTCGGACGGTCGTGTACGTCACATGCTGGAAAGTTACTGTAAACAGAAAGCTCTTTTGGAATGCCAAGACTATCGAAACTGCGACCACCGTCTTTACCGCATGAGTGATCCCACCCAGGTGCAGCAGCTTCAAGCCATGCTGGCCGACAAGGACATCTTTATCGCCGACGGGCATCATCGTTATGAGACGGCCCTCAATTACCGGCGGCTCATGATGGAAAAACATCCGGAAGCTTCTTCCAATGCCCCTTTTCATTTCGTGCTCACCTATTTTTGTCCCATGGAAGATGACGGCCTGCTCGTGCTTCCTACCCACAGACTGCTGCCTCGGCTCAATGCCGAAAAGGCATCGGCTTTTCTCGAAAAGGGACGACCCTATTTTAAGGTGTTGTCTTTTCCCATGAATGATGCCGGGCGTGAAGGGTGGCAGAACTGTTTGGACTCTTTTCGTGTCCAAAAAGAAACCGCCATTGGATTCGTGTGTCAGGGAGGTGACGCTTATTGGGTGCTTCACGTGGACAGAAAGGCTGCCCGGTCTTATCTCGCCCCGAAAGGCTTTCCTGAAGTTTTGCAGGAGCTGGATGTGGTGGTTGTGGATCACCTCTTTCTACGAGGTCTTTTGGGCTTGGATGAAACGTACCTTTCAGACGCCGAAAATATTCGATTCAGTCATGACCGTGACGCGGCGCTCCATGCCGTAGCCGCCGGACAAGCGGCCATGGGCTTTTTCGTCAACCCGACCCGTGTGGATCAGGTACGTGATGTGGCTCGTGCCGGCTTGATCATGCCGCACAAGGCCACCTATTTTTATCCAAAAGTTTTCAGCGGTCTTGTCATGCATCCCATGGATGTGAAAGAGACGGTCTGTGTTTCCGTTTCCTGA
- a CDS encoding long-chain fatty acid--CoA ligase, with amino-acid sequence MDRPWLKHYNSRVPQEIEFPNWSLPVLVSRTAEKYAANTATEFFGAKLTYKQFWDQVLRLAEALKNMGVGKGTRVAIMLPNCPQTMIAYYATLWLGGVGVMTNPMYVEREMEHQWNDSGAEVLFVLDHLFPKVEKVLGATKIHTVVVTSLREYLPFLFKYLYPIKAKKQNLFMAVPYDGRRIVNFSHLISKNAPVTDACQAELDDLALLQYTGGTTGVSKGVMLSHRNILANVLQVAAWFPDFRWGRERLIAILPFFHVFGMTVCMNFSLYGGCTTIVVPKFDADEFLKLLHKSKPTLFPGVPTIYVALINHPKVKDYDLSSIRFCITGSAPMPVEVLKKFEEMTGCIIVEGYGLSEASPVTHVNPISGMRKPGSIGIPVSSTDARIVSLEDGVSEAPVGQPGELVVKGPQVMMGYWNMPEETASTLRDDWLYTGDIATMDDDGYFFIVDRKKDMIISGGYNIYPREIDEVLYTHPKVLDAVAVGVPDPYRGEAVKAFVVPKPGETVTEEEIIQFCKSKLAAYKVPKAVEIRESLPKTMVGKILRKELRAEELRKAQQKASSTNP; translated from the coding sequence ATGGATCGCCCGTGGCTTAAACATTACAACAGCAGGGTGCCTCAGGAAATCGAGTTTCCCAATTGGTCGCTGCCGGTCCTGGTGTCTCGGACGGCGGAAAAGTATGCCGCAAATACGGCGACGGAATTTTTCGGCGCCAAATTGACTTACAAGCAGTTTTGGGATCAGGTGCTGCGTTTGGCCGAGGCTCTCAAGAACATGGGGGTGGGCAAAGGGACACGGGTGGCCATCATGCTTCCTAATTGTCCTCAGACCATGATCGCCTACTATGCCACCTTGTGGTTAGGCGGCGTGGGGGTCATGACCAATCCCATGTACGTGGAACGGGAAATGGAGCACCAATGGAACGATTCAGGGGCCGAGGTGCTTTTTGTTTTGGACCACCTTTTCCCCAAGGTGGAAAAAGTTTTGGGAGCCACCAAAATCCACACGGTGGTGGTGACCAGCCTTCGAGAGTATTTGCCTTTCCTTTTCAAGTACCTATATCCCATCAAAGCCAAGAAGCAGAATCTTTTCATGGCGGTTCCCTACGATGGCCGTCGCATCGTGAATTTTTCTCATCTGATCTCAAAGAACGCCCCTGTGACGGACGCCTGTCAAGCCGAATTGGATGATCTCGCCCTGCTGCAGTACACGGGTGGAACCACGGGTGTATCCAAAGGGGTTATGCTGAGCCATCGCAACATTCTGGCCAATGTGCTTCAAGTCGCTGCCTGGTTTCCTGATTTTCGGTGGGGTCGGGAAAGGCTCATAGCGATTCTTCCTTTCTTTCACGTTTTCGGCATGACGGTTTGTATGAATTTTTCCCTTTATGGGGGCTGCACGACCATTGTGGTTCCCAAGTTCGATGCCGATGAATTTCTGAAACTTCTTCACAAGAGCAAGCCCACTTTGTTCCCGGGAGTTCCGACCATTTACGTGGCCTTGATCAATCACCCCAAGGTCAAGGACTACGACCTGTCTTCCATTCGGTTTTGCATCACAGGTTCCGCGCCCATGCCTGTGGAGGTGTTGAAGAAATTCGAGGAAATGACGGGGTGCATCATTGTGGAGGGTTACGGGCTTTCAGAAGCAAGCCCGGTCACTCATGTGAATCCCATCAGCGGCATGAGAAAACCTGGTTCCATCGGGATTCCTGTATCGAGCACCGATGCACGGATTGTCAGCTTGGAAGACGGAGTGAGCGAAGCCCCCGTAGGGCAGCCCGGGGAGCTGGTGGTGAAGGGTCCTCAGGTGATGATGGGTTACTGGAACATGCCGGAAGAGACCGCTTCAACCCTACGCGATGACTGGCTCTACACCGGGGACATCGCCACGATGGATGATGACGGTTACTTTTTCATCGTGGATCGCAAGAAAGACATGATCATTTCTGGAGGCTACAATATTTATCCTCGTGAAATCGACGAGGTTTTGTACACCCATCCGAAGGTTTTGGATGCCGTCGCCGTAGGTGTACCGGATCCCTACCGAGGGGAAGCGGTCAAGGCTTTTGTGGTGCCCAAACCCGGCGAAACGGTGACGGAAGAGGAAATTATTCAGTTTTGCAAATCCAAGCTGGCAGCTTACAAGGTGCCCAAAGCCGTGGAGATTCGAGAATCGTTACCCAAGACCATGGTAGGCAAGATCTTACGAAAGGAATTGAGAGCGGAAGAATTGCGCAAAGCCCAACAGAAGGCCTCTTCAACCAACCCATAA
- a CDS encoding electron transfer flavoprotein subunit alpha/FixB family protein: protein MADCVVSIAEFRSGNFRRVSFEVASEARKVADALNLPLYGIAVGSGVSDKAVELGYYGVDKVFVADDPALEHYVPEIYVPVVASLIEQWNPAAVLLPASVDGKDLSARLAARLQTGLAQDCIQVVCEDGVIKAKRPIFAGKCLAWCEWAEGALPMISCRPNVMDCKAADATRQAQVEKVTATLPESRSRALGVELDTTGKVELTEAEIIVSGGRGMKAAENFAILEALAKELGAAVGASRAAVDAGWRPHSDQVGQTGKVVNPNLYIAVGISGAIQHLAGMGSSKYIVAINKDPEAPIFTKADYGIVEDLFKFIPAFTEEVRKLKSTC, encoded by the coding sequence ATGGCCGATTGTGTTGTATCGATTGCCGAATTTCGTTCAGGGAATTTCCGGCGTGTTTCTTTTGAAGTGGCCAGCGAGGCGCGAAAGGTGGCCGATGCTTTGAATCTGCCTCTTTACGGCATTGCCGTGGGATCCGGTGTGAGCGATAAAGCTGTGGAGTTGGGCTATTATGGCGTGGATAAGGTGTTTGTGGCAGATGATCCCGCGTTGGAACATTATGTGCCGGAAATCTACGTGCCGGTGGTGGCTTCTTTGATCGAACAATGGAATCCGGCAGCGGTGTTGTTGCCGGCTTCAGTGGACGGCAAAGATCTGAGCGCTCGGCTGGCGGCCAGGTTACAGACGGGATTGGCTCAAGACTGTATTCAAGTGGTGTGTGAAGACGGCGTCATCAAGGCCAAGCGACCTATCTTTGCCGGTAAATGTTTGGCCTGGTGTGAGTGGGCTGAAGGGGCCTTGCCCATGATTTCATGCCGTCCCAATGTCATGGATTGCAAGGCGGCGGATGCCACACGGCAGGCTCAAGTGGAAAAAGTGACAGCGACTCTTCCGGAATCCCGCTCACGAGCCTTGGGTGTAGAACTGGATACTACGGGTAAGGTGGAACTGACGGAAGCGGAAATCATCGTCTCAGGCGGCCGTGGGATGAAGGCTGCGGAAAACTTTGCCATTTTGGAAGCACTGGCCAAGGAACTCGGGGCCGCGGTGGGAGCTTCACGAGCCGCGGTGGATGCCGGCTGGCGGCCTCATTCCGATCAGGTGGGCCAGACGGGCAAAGTGGTCAACCCGAATCTGTACATCGCGGTGGGTATTTCCGGGGCCATTCAACACCTGGCCGGCATGGGATCTTCCAAGTACATCGTGGCGATCAACAAGGATCCGGAAGCCCCCATTTTCACCAAAGCCGACTACGGTATCGTGGAAGACCTGTTCAAGTTTATTCCGGCCTTTACGGAAGAAGTACGCAAGTTGAAGAGCACCTGTTAA